The Thunnus thynnus chromosome 22, fThuThy2.1, whole genome shotgun sequence genome includes a window with the following:
- the zbtb4 gene encoding uncharacterized protein zbtb4 isoform X1, producing MISIAKTLHNHIFNAEAGSQQAVKRAPSTAVRRFRGLVMVSGEKVWDPLHAGLIQSRLSEQHLAAGLTPLCNLTHTATKDTTCHQSQQLSTLSSPLLSLVAPDTLHPFKAFSPLHTPVNFCGSNKIKGLHKPVRCLGVASQPEEEEEEGEAEQLEMKGKRHGGRGEAMMEDRLEDMADGPKNAKITLSFPLSAGPLPASLTSPNHCRSSSSSSPSPHRRRPSSKSSDEGSLWKLDATMDVKHRPFKAQRHDSSPSSSPSSSSSPMTVHSLIRKDIKSPPPLKCSKLNPETQFHKSPPRSSSGSLGGCYGGDGWDERHRVTNGTASPSQTAQILFSLGTSAYQRGGDAERREKITGRPAGKVGSPHGPSLHPPTLHLPPPLPPPPPPPSEGLTAPPHSSSYSPTDSLKPELICGVCHRLFSSASSLTVHMRLHRGSRALSCRFCGKVFIHSKRLQSHEASCRVPGLPSNSPPSLSVQPKEEPLEEGEVRVEGGMIVGETDISKARPGKKARSLLARIQGDDAAATELLASDENHFVKVVDGNVIYFCSVCERSYMTLSSLKRHSNVHSWRRKYPCHYCDKVFALAEYRTKHEVWHTGERRYQCIFCWDAFATYYNLKTHQKAIHGINPSLISSEKTANGGYKQKANALKLYRLLPMRSQKRPYKTYSDSLHNCLLMPPTETSSVSLPGLGCALGPEDLQSLISGAHPQSVKPDPDAFPDGFPVSVAAEHGDLSPLTPHPQTDMPQVRKHESEALELEQGRSSGSFKMSSSGKTKTPKTGSGTDTSMPSVITYGHTKPSVIVHGTAVSSSVIVHSNQVSSGSEKSPVNSLSPETSNSQTSHKGIPRSIKKQRDSADNHKKRSRDCSDTTEEGSRGRHDAETSRSFHKSRKSHGKSELSNSKQLSTSVGSQGKEAGPLCQITVRIGEEAIVKRSISETDLRRDKGLSPPKTKRSETSSVREAKELRHSHSHHHHKHRVHHRASLESEADDKEVDCEEEEEEEEEEEEEEEEVVKKSSKSSDEVREYYFRREVREQESDHDTEDNLWRPYYSYKPKRKAQAHLQRVKSWQRKLKYKRSIRLKRRAERLKNRVNKETEKSQDEEEDGKIDEAEKLSKANTEKREGKKKDYLCASLKDKNKEAEKHVKEACHEVSTPPLHSPKPPLSTSVAPTGIKRRPWTNGNAAECGTCGRWFSSPRKRDKHELSHLLEFVCLFCRATFPSRDKLEDHQRAQHPKPTESPSVPPKVALGEQVEGAGVKSVPEIAKYDEEKGGQLGLLGRNSSPSRLSRRALSRHTCPQCHKVCKTSSALTRHIRRHELSSSPEREKEDKDSEQKTTETVVKTVSRDQETENGQVPSALSVSVISYSTPDPPSDCLASQQHEDHLSEPTDEHQMSEPSDKPEPTELTHPAPEREPSPKIADPPSEIPVNLTPTKPEFTPAAPSTLQSVLVMNGSECLDYRTPSKKNLDSQIHRIPSPVHIVASTNTSPNMPMTSQTRITTAAPPVSMTTVPSSEGGFMKRDGVIMDRERQGGSGVFLHTGYEEPPLVQDLRVQSMSRSPSPNEAQDLTMSSILAREREIERQREKERELERQRERERDKEMAKEREKEIERAQQMSRVAHAPEDQIALLVPKEEPLSPVPSPQHIPTQTTMNGPSSHRHTPKSPCRSPTAIGLLAQANRQVHSSSQGLDRLTLPTGAAGVGDRPSAHALLLPRAPQPPEPEHQDIVSSRDPQQGETTPVGFPAQDYPLPLIVPDSYHSGKKQEENLLMSSYPAAAHPFGPLGKVMVPNGGDLAKLPFYPDPYQLLYGPQLLAYPYNLAALPVALNMMAPGGDKVEPLPFLPAIFNYAATAGPYMGAAPHPLVANPSLYSSSSGSGKKQRDSSSSKP from the exons ATGATCAGCATTGCAAAGACATTGCACAACCACATTTTCAATGCGGAAGCAGGGTCCCAGCAGGCTGTGAAACGTGCTCCCTCTACTGCTGTAAGGAG ATTTCGGGGGCTGGTCATGGTGTCCGGTGAGAAGGTGTGGGACCCCCTCCATGCGGGCCTTATTCAGTCACGTCTGAGTGAACAACACCTGGCTGCTGGACTAACTCCCCTCTGCAACCTCACACATACTGCAACTAAGGACACCACGTGCCACCAGAGTCAGCAGTTGTCAACTTTGTCTTCCCCGCTGCTGTCATTAGTGGCTCCAGACACTCTTCACCCATTCAAGGCCTTCTCACCGTTACACACTCCTGTCAATTTCTGCGGCTCAAACAAGATCAAAGGGCTACACAAACCAGTCCGCTGTCTTGGAGTGGCCTCTCAgcctgaagaagaggaggaggaaggggaagCTGAGCAGCTTGAGATGAAGGGTAAAAGGCATGGAGGCCGGGGAGAGGCCATGATGGAGGACAGGCTGGAGGACATGGCTGATGGAcctaaaaatgcaaaaatcacCCTAAGCTTCCCACTTAGTGCTGGACCCCTCCCAGCCTCTCTGACATCTCCAAACCACTGTCGTAGCTCCTCTTCGTCCTCCCCTTCCCCCCACCGACGACGGCCATCCTCTAAGAGCTCAGATGAGGGTTCACTGTGGAAACTGGATGCTACCATGGACGTAAAGCACAGACCTTTTAAGGCCCAGAGGCACGACAGCTCTCCGTCCtcttcaccctcctcctcctcatctcccaTGACTGTTCATTCACTTATCAGGAAGGATATAAAATCCCCGCCTCCTCTGAAGTGCTCTAAACTCAATCCAGAGACTCAGTTTCACAAGTCGCCCCCAAGATCCTCCAGCGGGTCTTTAGGGGGCTGTTATGGTGGAGATGGATGGGATGAAAGGCACAGGGTGACCAACGGTACAGCCTCACCCTCTCAAACTGCCCAGATCCTCTTCAGTCTGGGCACGTCAGCCTATCAGAGAGGCGGGGatgcagagaggagggagaaaataaCAGGAAGACCAGCTGGGAAGGTGGGAAGCCCTCATGGACCAAGtctccacccacccaccctccacctccctcccccactaccaccaccacctcctcccccaTCTGAGGGTCTTACTGCCCCCCCACATTCGTCCTCTTACTCCCCTACTGACAGCCTGAAGCCCGAGCTGATCTGTGGGGTGTGCCATCGGCTCTTCAGCTCAGCCTCCTCGCTGACAGTCCACATGCGGCTGCATCGTGGCAGCCGCGCCCTCAGCTGCCGTTTCTGTGGCAAAGTCTTCATCCACAGCAAGAGACTGCAATCCCACGAGGCCTCCTGCAGGGTGCCAGGCCTACCCTCCAACAGCCCTCCTTCTCTCAGTGTGCAGCCAAAGGAGGAGCCGCTGGAGGAGGGTGAGGTGAGAGTGGAGGGGGGGATGATTGTGGGAGAAACAGACATCAGTAAGGCGCGGCCAGGGAAGAAAGCGCGGAGCCTACTGGCACGAATCCAAGGTGATGATGCAGCAGCCACAGAGCTACTGGCAAGTGATGAGAACCATTTTGTGAAGGTGGTAGACGGCAATGTCATTTacttctgctctgtgtgtgagcGTTCCTACATGACCTTATCCAGCCTCAAGCGTCACTCTAATGTGCACTCATGGCGCCGCAAATATCCATGCCATTATTGCGACAAGGTCTTTGCCCTGGCTGAGTACCGCACAAAGCATGAGGTGTGGCACACAGGAGAACGGCGCTACCAGTGCATCTTCTGCTGGGATGCCTTCGCTACCTACTACAATCTCAAAACACACCAGAAGGCCATTCATGGCATTAATCCCAGCCTCATCTCCAGCGAAAAGACAGCTAATGGGGGTTATAAGCAGAAGGCTAACGCCCTCAAGCTCTACCGCCTTCTCCCCATGCGCTCCCAGAAGAGACCCTACAAGACCTACAGTGACAGTTTGCATAATTGCCTGCTTATGCCACCAACTGAAACATCTTCCGTGTCCCTGCCCGGCCTGGGCTGCGCTCTGGGACCTGAAGACCTACAAAGCCTCATCAGTGGGGCCCACCCTCAGAGTGTAAAGCCTGACCCAGATGCCTTCCCCGATGGATTCCCTGTTTCTGTGGCTGCTGAGCACGGGGACCTCTCCCCACTAACACCCCACCCCCAAACGGACATGCCCCAAGTTAGAAAACATGAGAGTGAGGCCCTAGAGTTAGAGCAGGGTAGAAGCAGTGGCAGCTTCAAAATGTCTAGTAGCGGCAAAACCAAAACTCCTAAGACTGGGAGTGGCACAGACACAAGCATGCCTTCTGTGATAACATATGGCCATACAAAACCCTCTGTCATAGTTCATGGAACAGCAGTGTCATCCTCTGTTATTGTGCATAGCAACCAAGTCTCCTCTGGAAGTGAAAAAAGCCCAGTGAACAGCTTGTCCCCTGAAACCAGCAACAGTCAGACGTCACATAAGGGCATTCCCAGAtcaatcaaaaaacaaagagataGTGCAGACAACCATAAAAAGAGATCCAGAGACTGTTCAGATACAACAGAGGAGGGCTCAAGAGGTAGACATGACGCAGAGACAAGCAGATCATTTCACAAATCACGAAAGTCCCATGGCAAGAGCGAGCTCTCTAACTCAAAGCAGCTCTCAACATCCGTAGGGTCACAGGGCAAAGAGGCAGGGCCGCTGTGCCAGATTACTGTACGTATTGGTGAGGAAGCCATAGTAAAGCGCAGCATCTCTGAGACAGACCTTAGGAGAGACAAAGGCCTTTCCCCCCCAAAAACCAAGAGAAGTGAAACATCATCTGTGCGGGAGGCCAAGGAACTCCGTCACTCTCACTCCCACCATCACCATAAACACCGCGTCCACCACAGAGCCAGCCTGGAATCAGAGGCTGATGACAAAGAAGTAGattgtgaggaggaggaggaggaggaggaggaggaggaggaagaggaggaggaggttgtgAAAAAGAGCTCCAAATCCTCTGATGAAGTGAGGGAATACTACTTCCGTCGAGAGGTGCGTGAGCAAGAGAGTGACCATGACACGGAGGACAATTTATGGCGGCCTTACTATTCATACAAGCCTAAGAGAAAGGCCCAAGCACATCTGCAGAGGGTCAAGAGCTGGCAGAGGAAACTGAAGTACAAGCGCTCCATCCGGCtgaagaggagagcagagaggcttAAAAACCGTGTgaataaagagacagagaaatcacaagatgaggaagaggatgggAAGATTGATGAGGCTGAAAAACTGTCTAAAGCTAACAcggaaaagagagagggaaaaaagaaagattatcTCTGTGCCTCtttaaaggacaaaaacaaagaagcagaaaaacatgttaaggAGGCCTGTCATGAGGTTTCCACCCCTCCTCTGCACTCTCCAAAGCCTCCTCTGTCTACCTCAGTGGCTCCTACGGGAATAAAGAGGCGGCCGTGGACTAATGGGAATGCAGCAGAGTGTGGTACATGTGGCCGCTGGTTCTCAAGCCCCAGGAAGCGAGACAAACACGAGCTGAGCCATCTGCTGGAGTTTGTATGTCTCTTCTGCCGAGCCACTTTCCCCTCAAGGGATAAATTGGAAGATCACCAGAGAGCCCAGCATCCCAAGCCTACTGAGTCACCCTCTGTGCCCCCTAAAGTAGCCCTTGGCGAACAAGTAGAAGGGGCCGGGGTCAAGTCTGTGCCGGAGATAGCAAAGTATGATGAAGAAAAAGGGGGGCAACTGGGCTTACTAGGGAGAAATTCTAGTCCAAGTCGCCTAAGCAGAAGAGCATTATCACGGCACACCTGTCCACAGTGTCATAAGGTGTGCAAGACGTCTTCAGCACTAACCCGCCATATCCGACGCCATGAGTTAAGCAGTTccccagagagagaaaaggaagataAAGACTCAGagcaaaaaacaacagagacagTTGTTAAAACTGTTAGCAGAGaccaagagactgaaaatggaCAGGTTCCCAGtgctctctctgtttcagtTATCAGCTATTCAACACCAGACCCGCCCAGTGACTGTTTGGCATCACAGCAGCATGAGGACCATCTCAGTGAACCGACAGATGAACATCAGATGTCAGAACCCAGCGATAAACCTGAACCGACAGAGCTCACACATCCAGCTCCTGAGAGAGAGCCGAGCCCAAAAATTGCAGACCCTCCATCAGAAATCCCAGTTAACCTTACACCCACCAAACCCGAATTCACGCCTGCCGCGCCCTCTACTCTCCAGAGTGTGTTAGTCATGAATGGATCTGAATGTCTGGACTACCGCACCCCCAGCAAAAAGAACTTAGACAGCCAGATCCACAGAATACCCAGCCCTGTGCACATCGTGGCATCCACCAACACCTCTCCAAATATGCCCATGACATCACAGACCAGAATAAccactgctgctcctcctgtttCCATGACAACGGTTCCCAGCTCTGAGGGGGGATTCATGAAACGGGATGGGGTCATTatggacagagagaggcagggtGGCAGTGGTGTATTTCTGCATACAGGTTATGAGGAACCACCGCTGGTCCAAGATCTCAGAGTCCAGTCAATGTCCAGGAGCCCCTCTCCCAACGAAGCACAAGACCTGACCATGTCCTCTATACtagcgagagagagggagatagagaggcaaagagagaaagagagggagctcgagagacagagagaaagggagagggacAAAGAAATggcaaaagaaagagaaaaagagattgAGAGGGCTCAGCAGATGAGTAGAGTTGCACATGCCCCAGAGGACCAGATTGCTCTGTTGGTCCCCAAAGAGGAGCCCTTGAGCCCTGTGCCGTCCCCCCAGCATATCCCCACTCAAACCACTATGAATGGACCCTCCTCACACAGGCACACTCCTAAGTCCCCCTGCCGGTCCCCCACAGCTATTGGACTCTTAGCTCAAGCCAACCGTCAGGTTCACTCCAGTTCACAAGGACTCGACAGACTCACACTGCCCACTGGAGCAGCTGGTGTTGGTGACCGCCCCTCTGCCCATGCTCTGCTTCTCCCCCGAGCCCCTCAACCACCTGAGCCAGAGCACCAGGACATTGTTTCTTCCAGAGATCCCCAGCAGGGGGAGACCACCCCAGTGGGCTTCCCTGCCCAGGACTATCCCCTACCCCTCATCGTGCCAGACAGTTACCACTCTGGTAAGAAGCAGGAGGAAAACCTGCTCATGTCCTCCTatcctgctgcagctcatcCCTTTGGCCCGCTGGGAAAGGTCATGGTCCCTAACGGCGGGGACTTGGCCAAGCTGCCATTCTATCCAGACCCTTACCAGCTGCTCTATGGGCCTCAGCTTCTGGCCTACCCTTATAACCTGGCGGCTCTTCCTGTGGCTCTCAATATGATGGCACCTGGGGGAGACAAGGTAGAGCCTCTGCCCTTCCTCCCCGCCATCTTCAACTACGCCGCCACTGCTGGGCCTTACATGGGCGCAGCACCTCACCCCCTTGTGGCCAATCCCAGcctctacagcagcagcagcggcagcggcAAGAAGCAGcgagacagcagcagcagcaaaccaTAG
- the zbtb4 gene encoding uncharacterized protein zbtb4 isoform X2 — protein sequence MVSGEKVWDPLHAGLIQSRLSEQHLAAGLTPLCNLTHTATKDTTCHQSQQLSTLSSPLLSLVAPDTLHPFKAFSPLHTPVNFCGSNKIKGLHKPVRCLGVASQPEEEEEEGEAEQLEMKGKRHGGRGEAMMEDRLEDMADGPKNAKITLSFPLSAGPLPASLTSPNHCRSSSSSSPSPHRRRPSSKSSDEGSLWKLDATMDVKHRPFKAQRHDSSPSSSPSSSSSPMTVHSLIRKDIKSPPPLKCSKLNPETQFHKSPPRSSSGSLGGCYGGDGWDERHRVTNGTASPSQTAQILFSLGTSAYQRGGDAERREKITGRPAGKVGSPHGPSLHPPTLHLPPPLPPPPPPPSEGLTAPPHSSSYSPTDSLKPELICGVCHRLFSSASSLTVHMRLHRGSRALSCRFCGKVFIHSKRLQSHEASCRVPGLPSNSPPSLSVQPKEEPLEEGEVRVEGGMIVGETDISKARPGKKARSLLARIQGDDAAATELLASDENHFVKVVDGNVIYFCSVCERSYMTLSSLKRHSNVHSWRRKYPCHYCDKVFALAEYRTKHEVWHTGERRYQCIFCWDAFATYYNLKTHQKAIHGINPSLISSEKTANGGYKQKANALKLYRLLPMRSQKRPYKTYSDSLHNCLLMPPTETSSVSLPGLGCALGPEDLQSLISGAHPQSVKPDPDAFPDGFPVSVAAEHGDLSPLTPHPQTDMPQVRKHESEALELEQGRSSGSFKMSSSGKTKTPKTGSGTDTSMPSVITYGHTKPSVIVHGTAVSSSVIVHSNQVSSGSEKSPVNSLSPETSNSQTSHKGIPRSIKKQRDSADNHKKRSRDCSDTTEEGSRGRHDAETSRSFHKSRKSHGKSELSNSKQLSTSVGSQGKEAGPLCQITVRIGEEAIVKRSISETDLRRDKGLSPPKTKRSETSSVREAKELRHSHSHHHHKHRVHHRASLESEADDKEVDCEEEEEEEEEEEEEEEEVVKKSSKSSDEVREYYFRREVREQESDHDTEDNLWRPYYSYKPKRKAQAHLQRVKSWQRKLKYKRSIRLKRRAERLKNRVNKETEKSQDEEEDGKIDEAEKLSKANTEKREGKKKDYLCASLKDKNKEAEKHVKEACHEVSTPPLHSPKPPLSTSVAPTGIKRRPWTNGNAAECGTCGRWFSSPRKRDKHELSHLLEFVCLFCRATFPSRDKLEDHQRAQHPKPTESPSVPPKVALGEQVEGAGVKSVPEIAKYDEEKGGQLGLLGRNSSPSRLSRRALSRHTCPQCHKVCKTSSALTRHIRRHELSSSPEREKEDKDSEQKTTETVVKTVSRDQETENGQVPSALSVSVISYSTPDPPSDCLASQQHEDHLSEPTDEHQMSEPSDKPEPTELTHPAPEREPSPKIADPPSEIPVNLTPTKPEFTPAAPSTLQSVLVMNGSECLDYRTPSKKNLDSQIHRIPSPVHIVASTNTSPNMPMTSQTRITTAAPPVSMTTVPSSEGGFMKRDGVIMDRERQGGSGVFLHTGYEEPPLVQDLRVQSMSRSPSPNEAQDLTMSSILAREREIERQREKERELERQRERERDKEMAKEREKEIERAQQMSRVAHAPEDQIALLVPKEEPLSPVPSPQHIPTQTTMNGPSSHRHTPKSPCRSPTAIGLLAQANRQVHSSSQGLDRLTLPTGAAGVGDRPSAHALLLPRAPQPPEPEHQDIVSSRDPQQGETTPVGFPAQDYPLPLIVPDSYHSGKKQEENLLMSSYPAAAHPFGPLGKVMVPNGGDLAKLPFYPDPYQLLYGPQLLAYPYNLAALPVALNMMAPGGDKVEPLPFLPAIFNYAATAGPYMGAAPHPLVANPSLYSSSSGSGKKQRDSSSSKP from the coding sequence ATGGTGTCCGGTGAGAAGGTGTGGGACCCCCTCCATGCGGGCCTTATTCAGTCACGTCTGAGTGAACAACACCTGGCTGCTGGACTAACTCCCCTCTGCAACCTCACACATACTGCAACTAAGGACACCACGTGCCACCAGAGTCAGCAGTTGTCAACTTTGTCTTCCCCGCTGCTGTCATTAGTGGCTCCAGACACTCTTCACCCATTCAAGGCCTTCTCACCGTTACACACTCCTGTCAATTTCTGCGGCTCAAACAAGATCAAAGGGCTACACAAACCAGTCCGCTGTCTTGGAGTGGCCTCTCAgcctgaagaagaggaggaggaaggggaagCTGAGCAGCTTGAGATGAAGGGTAAAAGGCATGGAGGCCGGGGAGAGGCCATGATGGAGGACAGGCTGGAGGACATGGCTGATGGAcctaaaaatgcaaaaatcacCCTAAGCTTCCCACTTAGTGCTGGACCCCTCCCAGCCTCTCTGACATCTCCAAACCACTGTCGTAGCTCCTCTTCGTCCTCCCCTTCCCCCCACCGACGACGGCCATCCTCTAAGAGCTCAGATGAGGGTTCACTGTGGAAACTGGATGCTACCATGGACGTAAAGCACAGACCTTTTAAGGCCCAGAGGCACGACAGCTCTCCGTCCtcttcaccctcctcctcctcatctcccaTGACTGTTCATTCACTTATCAGGAAGGATATAAAATCCCCGCCTCCTCTGAAGTGCTCTAAACTCAATCCAGAGACTCAGTTTCACAAGTCGCCCCCAAGATCCTCCAGCGGGTCTTTAGGGGGCTGTTATGGTGGAGATGGATGGGATGAAAGGCACAGGGTGACCAACGGTACAGCCTCACCCTCTCAAACTGCCCAGATCCTCTTCAGTCTGGGCACGTCAGCCTATCAGAGAGGCGGGGatgcagagaggagggagaaaataaCAGGAAGACCAGCTGGGAAGGTGGGAAGCCCTCATGGACCAAGtctccacccacccaccctccacctccctcccccactaccaccaccacctcctcccccaTCTGAGGGTCTTACTGCCCCCCCACATTCGTCCTCTTACTCCCCTACTGACAGCCTGAAGCCCGAGCTGATCTGTGGGGTGTGCCATCGGCTCTTCAGCTCAGCCTCCTCGCTGACAGTCCACATGCGGCTGCATCGTGGCAGCCGCGCCCTCAGCTGCCGTTTCTGTGGCAAAGTCTTCATCCACAGCAAGAGACTGCAATCCCACGAGGCCTCCTGCAGGGTGCCAGGCCTACCCTCCAACAGCCCTCCTTCTCTCAGTGTGCAGCCAAAGGAGGAGCCGCTGGAGGAGGGTGAGGTGAGAGTGGAGGGGGGGATGATTGTGGGAGAAACAGACATCAGTAAGGCGCGGCCAGGGAAGAAAGCGCGGAGCCTACTGGCACGAATCCAAGGTGATGATGCAGCAGCCACAGAGCTACTGGCAAGTGATGAGAACCATTTTGTGAAGGTGGTAGACGGCAATGTCATTTacttctgctctgtgtgtgagcGTTCCTACATGACCTTATCCAGCCTCAAGCGTCACTCTAATGTGCACTCATGGCGCCGCAAATATCCATGCCATTATTGCGACAAGGTCTTTGCCCTGGCTGAGTACCGCACAAAGCATGAGGTGTGGCACACAGGAGAACGGCGCTACCAGTGCATCTTCTGCTGGGATGCCTTCGCTACCTACTACAATCTCAAAACACACCAGAAGGCCATTCATGGCATTAATCCCAGCCTCATCTCCAGCGAAAAGACAGCTAATGGGGGTTATAAGCAGAAGGCTAACGCCCTCAAGCTCTACCGCCTTCTCCCCATGCGCTCCCAGAAGAGACCCTACAAGACCTACAGTGACAGTTTGCATAATTGCCTGCTTATGCCACCAACTGAAACATCTTCCGTGTCCCTGCCCGGCCTGGGCTGCGCTCTGGGACCTGAAGACCTACAAAGCCTCATCAGTGGGGCCCACCCTCAGAGTGTAAAGCCTGACCCAGATGCCTTCCCCGATGGATTCCCTGTTTCTGTGGCTGCTGAGCACGGGGACCTCTCCCCACTAACACCCCACCCCCAAACGGACATGCCCCAAGTTAGAAAACATGAGAGTGAGGCCCTAGAGTTAGAGCAGGGTAGAAGCAGTGGCAGCTTCAAAATGTCTAGTAGCGGCAAAACCAAAACTCCTAAGACTGGGAGTGGCACAGACACAAGCATGCCTTCTGTGATAACATATGGCCATACAAAACCCTCTGTCATAGTTCATGGAACAGCAGTGTCATCCTCTGTTATTGTGCATAGCAACCAAGTCTCCTCTGGAAGTGAAAAAAGCCCAGTGAACAGCTTGTCCCCTGAAACCAGCAACAGTCAGACGTCACATAAGGGCATTCCCAGAtcaatcaaaaaacaaagagataGTGCAGACAACCATAAAAAGAGATCCAGAGACTGTTCAGATACAACAGAGGAGGGCTCAAGAGGTAGACATGACGCAGAGACAAGCAGATCATTTCACAAATCACGAAAGTCCCATGGCAAGAGCGAGCTCTCTAACTCAAAGCAGCTCTCAACATCCGTAGGGTCACAGGGCAAAGAGGCAGGGCCGCTGTGCCAGATTACTGTACGTATTGGTGAGGAAGCCATAGTAAAGCGCAGCATCTCTGAGACAGACCTTAGGAGAGACAAAGGCCTTTCCCCCCCAAAAACCAAGAGAAGTGAAACATCATCTGTGCGGGAGGCCAAGGAACTCCGTCACTCTCACTCCCACCATCACCATAAACACCGCGTCCACCACAGAGCCAGCCTGGAATCAGAGGCTGATGACAAAGAAGTAGattgtgaggaggaggaggaggaggaggaggaggaggaggaagaggaggaggaggttgtgAAAAAGAGCTCCAAATCCTCTGATGAAGTGAGGGAATACTACTTCCGTCGAGAGGTGCGTGAGCAAGAGAGTGACCATGACACGGAGGACAATTTATGGCGGCCTTACTATTCATACAAGCCTAAGAGAAAGGCCCAAGCACATCTGCAGAGGGTCAAGAGCTGGCAGAGGAAACTGAAGTACAAGCGCTCCATCCGGCtgaagaggagagcagagaggcttAAAAACCGTGTgaataaagagacagagaaatcacaagatgaggaagaggatgggAAGATTGATGAGGCTGAAAAACTGTCTAAAGCTAACAcggaaaagagagagggaaaaaagaaagattatcTCTGTGCCTCtttaaaggacaaaaacaaagaagcagaaaaacatgttaaggAGGCCTGTCATGAGGTTTCCACCCCTCCTCTGCACTCTCCAAAGCCTCCTCTGTCTACCTCAGTGGCTCCTACGGGAATAAAGAGGCGGCCGTGGACTAATGGGAATGCAGCAGAGTGTGGTACATGTGGCCGCTGGTTCTCAAGCCCCAGGAAGCGAGACAAACACGAGCTGAGCCATCTGCTGGAGTTTGTATGTCTCTTCTGCCGAGCCACTTTCCCCTCAAGGGATAAATTGGAAGATCACCAGAGAGCCCAGCATCCCAAGCCTACTGAGTCACCCTCTGTGCCCCCTAAAGTAGCCCTTGGCGAACAAGTAGAAGGGGCCGGGGTCAAGTCTGTGCCGGAGATAGCAAAGTATGATGAAGAAAAAGGGGGGCAACTGGGCTTACTAGGGAGAAATTCTAGTCCAAGTCGCCTAAGCAGAAGAGCATTATCACGGCACACCTGTCCACAGTGTCATAAGGTGTGCAAGACGTCTTCAGCACTAACCCGCCATATCCGACGCCATGAGTTAAGCAGTTccccagagagagaaaaggaagataAAGACTCAGagcaaaaaacaacagagacagTTGTTAAAACTGTTAGCAGAGaccaagagactgaaaatggaCAGGTTCCCAGtgctctctctgtttcagtTATCAGCTATTCAACACCAGACCCGCCCAGTGACTGTTTGGCATCACAGCAGCATGAGGACCATCTCAGTGAACCGACAGATGAACATCAGATGTCAGAACCCAGCGATAAACCTGAACCGACAGAGCTCACACATCCAGCTCCTGAGAGAGAGCCGAGCCCAAAAATTGCAGACCCTCCATCAGAAATCCCAGTTAACCTTACACCCACCAAACCCGAATTCACGCCTGCCGCGCCCTCTACTCTCCAGAGTGTGTTAGTCATGAATGGATCTGAATGTCTGGACTACCGCACCCCCAGCAAAAAGAACTTAGACAGCCAGATCCACAGAATACCCAGCCCTGTGCACATCGTGGCATCCACCAACACCTCTCCAAATATGCCCATGACATCACAGACCAGAATAAccactgctgctcctcctgtttCCATGACAACGGTTCCCAGCTCTGAGGGGGGATTCATGAAACGGGATGGGGTCATTatggacagagagaggcagggtGGCAGTGGTGTATTTCTGCATACAGGTTATGAGGAACCACCGCTGGTCCAAGATCTCAGAGTCCAGTCAATGTCCAGGAGCCCCTCTCCCAACGAAGCACAAGACCTGACCATGTCCTCTATACtagcgagagagagggagatagagaggcaaagagagaaagagagggagctcgagagacagagagaaagggagagggacAAAGAAATggcaaaagaaagagaaaaagagattgAGAGGGCTCAGCAGATGAGTAGAGTTGCACATGCCCCAGAGGACCAGATTGCTCTGTTGGTCCCCAAAGAGGAGCCCTTGAGCCCTGTGCCGTCCCCCCAGCATATCCCCACTCAAACCACTATGAATGGACCCTCCTCACACAGGCACACTCCTAAGTCCCCCTGCCGGTCCCCCACAGCTATTGGACTCTTAGCTCAAGCCAACCGTCAGGTTCACTCCAGTTCACAAGGACTCGACAGACTCACACTGCCCACTGGAGCAGCTGGTGTTGGTGACCGCCCCTCTGCCCATGCTCTGCTTCTCCCCCGAGCCCCTCAACCACCTGAGCCAGAGCACCAGGACATTGTTTCTTCCAGAGATCCCCAGCAGGGGGAGACCACCCCAGTGGGCTTCCCTGCCCAGGACTATCCCCTACCCCTCATCGTGCCAGACAGTTACCACTCTGGTAAGAAGCAGGAGGAAAACCTGCTCATGTCCTCCTatcctgctgcagctcatcCCTTTGGCCCGCTGGGAAAGGTCATGGTCCCTAACGGCGGGGACTTGGCCAAGCTGCCATTCTATCCAGACCCTTACCAGCTGCTCTATGGGCCTCAGCTTCTGGCCTACCCTTATAACCTGGCGGCTCTTCCTGTGGCTCTCAATATGATGGCACCTGGGGGAGACAAGGTAGAGCCTCTGCCCTTCCTCCCCGCCATCTTCAACTACGCCGCCACTGCTGGGCCTTACATGGGCGCAGCACCTCACCCCCTTGTGGCCAATCCCAGcctctacagcagcagcagcggcagcggcAAGAAGCAGcgagacagcagcagcagcaaaccaTAG